A stretch of the Kroppenstedtia eburnea genome encodes the following:
- a CDS encoding AAA family ATPase, whose translation MTIRLHFPADSLILMCAAPGCGKSTFANRHFRSTEVVSSDRCREMVCDEVENMSVHKEAFSLVRHIARLRMSLGRLTVIDATFLTRKSRSDFRRLAAPYRFNTGVILLDLPLKTCLEQNKRRKRKVDPDVIQSFYQQFQKAKQTIREEGFDRVYILEQKDLPHVQVTINRNHNAFPRV comes from the coding sequence ATGACCATCCGACTACATTTTCCTGCCGATTCCCTGATTTTGATGTGTGCTGCACCGGGATGTGGAAAATCCACCTTTGCCAACCGTCACTTTCGTTCCACTGAAGTGGTTTCCTCAGATCGATGCCGGGAGATGGTATGTGATGAAGTGGAAAATATGTCGGTTCACAAGGAAGCCTTCTCCCTCGTCCGACATATTGCCCGCCTGCGGATGAGTTTGGGAAGGCTGACAGTGATCGATGCCACCTTTCTCACCCGGAAATCCCGCTCCGATTTCCGTCGGTTGGCGGCACCCTATCGATTTAATACCGGTGTGATACTGTTGGATCTTCCATTGAAAACCTGTTTGGAACAAAATAAGCGCCGGAAACGGAAAGTGGATCCCGACGTGATCCAATCTTTTTACCAACAGTTTCAAAAAGCAAAGCAGACCATCCGGGAGGAGGGATTTGACAGGGTGTATATCCTTGAACAGAAAGATCTGCCCCATGTTCAAGTCACCATAAACAGGAATCATAATGCCTTTCCACGGGTGTGA
- a CDS encoding sodium-dependent transporter — MQSDTQSSREQWSGKLGFILASVGSAVGLGSIWRFPFVTGENGGGAFVLIYLICVLLLGLPVLLSEIVLGRSAQRNPVGALRLKAPGTPWFLSGFIGITASILILSFYSTVGGWALSYTWEALMGTFSKISITEAETRFGSFISNPVIPLLWQALFMALTMGICLFDLQKGIERTNKFLMPLLGLMLLILVFRSVTLPGAAEGVRFILYPDWSSVSFTTLLEALGMAFFSLSVGAGTMVTYGSYLSKKENVPGAVGSVVIFSTLVSLAAGLAIFPAIFSLGYEPDTGPPLVFITLPAVFAQMPAGALFALLFFFLLCVAALTSSISMLEVPRRYLEDEHGLSRRKSTLLTGGLIFLLGIPATLSFSTLADVKGIGGRPIFESMDFIASNVLLPLGGLAAILFCGWKWGIRQLLLESRGENNKGIPGEALWAFVIRWITPILILTVFAFQILSNP, encoded by the coding sequence TTGCAATCTGATACCCAATCCTCACGGGAACAATGGTCCGGCAAATTGGGGTTCATCCTCGCCTCCGTCGGTTCCGCTGTCGGCCTGGGAAGCATTTGGCGCTTTCCCTTCGTCACAGGTGAAAACGGAGGCGGGGCTTTTGTTCTCATCTATCTGATCTGTGTCCTGCTCCTGGGATTACCCGTGTTGCTGTCTGAAATCGTCCTCGGACGCTCCGCACAGCGAAACCCCGTGGGCGCTCTGCGGCTGAAAGCGCCCGGCACCCCTTGGTTTCTCAGCGGATTCATCGGGATTACCGCGTCGATTCTCATCTTGTCCTTCTACAGCACTGTCGGCGGTTGGGCACTTTCCTACACGTGGGAGGCCTTGATGGGAACCTTCAGCAAGATCTCCATCACAGAGGCGGAAACCCGTTTTGGATCTTTCATCTCCAATCCGGTCATCCCCCTGCTGTGGCAAGCGCTGTTCATGGCCCTCACGATGGGGATTTGCCTCTTCGACCTGCAAAAAGGGATCGAGCGGACCAATAAGTTTTTAATGCCTCTGTTGGGATTGATGCTTCTTATCCTTGTTTTCCGCTCGGTCACCCTGCCGGGCGCTGCGGAGGGAGTCCGCTTTATCCTGTATCCCGACTGGTCATCGGTTTCCTTTACGACACTTCTGGAAGCCCTCGGAATGGCTTTTTTTTCTTTATCTGTGGGAGCCGGAACCATGGTGACCTACGGCAGTTATCTCTCCAAAAAAGAGAATGTGCCCGGTGCTGTGGGAAGCGTGGTGATCTTCTCCACTTTGGTTTCCTTGGCCGCCGGTCTGGCCATCTTTCCCGCCATTTTCTCACTGGGGTATGAACCTGACACCGGTCCTCCCCTCGTATTTATCACCTTGCCGGCAGTATTCGCCCAAATGCCCGCCGGTGCACTGTTTGCCCTGTTGTTCTTTTTCTTGTTGTGCGTCGCTGCTTTGACTTCCTCCATCTCCATGTTGGAGGTTCCTCGCCGCTATTTGGAGGACGAGCATGGTTTGAGCCGGCGAAAAAGCACCCTGTTGACGGGGGGTCTCATTTTTCTGCTGGGGATCCCGGCCACACTCTCCTTCAGCACGCTGGCAGATGTAAAAGGGATTGGCGGAAGACCGATCTTTGAATCAATGGACTTCATCGCCTCTAATGTACTCCTGCCTCTCGGTGGATTGGCCGCCATTTTATTTTGCGGCTGGAAGTGGGGAATCCGCCAACTGCTTCTGGAATCCCGTGGTGAAAACAATAAAGGGATCCCGGGTGAAGCCCTATGGGCCTTTGTGATCCGCTGGATCACCCCGATCCTGATTCTGACTGTCTTTGCCTTTCAAATCCTCTCCAATCCATAA
- a CDS encoding SEC-C domain-containing protein — MPVTAGRNDPCPCGSGKKYKKCCERVVALQSAESLREERERKVKTRLVTWLNKWFQEKCIGEIDEKWSVAFKKCLQLPVEHPIPSKLAYTYRFWMLFDAACFRGERPVEYWRRTLVGASMQSERIAEELAGVHLCCYEVVRVNGEEVILRSLTEDREFPVRLMEPVRAGMLMFARLSRLVNRYELFGPYTSFGVEMKGEIDMYLKNQVQPTGGLNREYWHQNGLQVLGWLMQRARELEQSEKVAALPDPVSDDGWEETSQQKEIPETGALPVEKEWFRPPVLPEEETGLPDIVEQQLNLFISNYVEKFQEKTQSFYLHSIELFKTYIATYFGKRFTWPMLSGDVLSHFFGVWYVDSGEGGPIKSRIFLNTLKGLFRWIQDEAISDVYPAFVPVYRESIRNLPLSYEVCRWLRENGVTEAPDSRQLTGTVQLAVSGTEASLRVADHWLPLQMNGRGVPPTWLGQRFWVRGTVAVHGEGCSLHSVEAVYPHLQEINEPELI, encoded by the coding sequence ATGCCTGTAACTGCCGGTAGAAATGATCCTTGTCCCTGTGGTAGCGGAAAAAAATACAAGAAGTGTTGTGAACGGGTGGTGGCTCTCCAATCAGCGGAGTCTCTCCGGGAAGAGCGGGAGCGGAAAGTGAAAACCCGATTGGTCACTTGGCTCAACAAATGGTTTCAAGAGAAATGTATCGGGGAAATCGACGAGAAATGGTCTGTCGCCTTTAAAAAATGTCTTCAACTGCCTGTGGAACATCCGATCCCGTCCAAACTGGCTTACACCTATCGTTTTTGGATGTTGTTTGATGCCGCTTGTTTCCGGGGAGAAAGACCAGTGGAATACTGGCGGAGAACCTTGGTCGGCGCCTCAATGCAATCGGAGCGAATCGCCGAAGAGTTGGCGGGGGTTCATCTGTGCTGTTACGAAGTGGTTCGTGTGAACGGTGAGGAGGTGATCCTCCGTTCGTTGACGGAAGACCGGGAGTTTCCTGTCCGTCTGATGGAGCCGGTTCGTGCAGGCATGTTGATGTTTGCTCGTCTCTCCCGCTTGGTCAATCGGTACGAGCTGTTTGGCCCTTACACATCTTTCGGGGTTGAGATGAAGGGGGAGATTGATATGTACTTAAAAAATCAAGTGCAGCCCACCGGTGGTTTGAATCGGGAATATTGGCATCAAAACGGGTTACAGGTTCTCGGGTGGTTGATGCAACGGGCCCGGGAGCTGGAACAGTCGGAAAAGGTGGCGGCTCTTCCCGATCCCGTCAGTGATGATGGATGGGAAGAAACATCACAACAGAAGGAAATTCCCGAAACGGGTGCACTGCCTGTTGAGAAGGAATGGTTCCGCCCGCCGGTTTTGCCGGAGGAGGAGACCGGTCTTCCCGATATCGTGGAACAGCAGTTGAACTTGTTTATCTCCAACTATGTGGAGAAGTTCCAAGAGAAAACCCAAAGCTTCTATCTGCATTCGATCGAGCTCTTTAAAACGTATATCGCCACGTATTTTGGCAAGCGATTTACCTGGCCCATGCTGAGCGGGGATGTCTTGTCCCATTTCTTCGGGGTTTGGTATGTGGATTCCGGAGAAGGTGGACCGATTAAATCGAGAATCTTCCTCAATACATTAAAAGGGCTGTTTCGCTGGATTCAGGATGAGGCGATCAGTGATGTGTATCCCGCTTTTGTTCCGGTGTATCGGGAGTCCATTCGAAATCTCCCGCTCTCCTATGAGGTATGTCGCTGGTTGCGGGAAAACGGGGTGACGGAAGCCCCTGATTCCAGACAGTTGACAGGCACGGTCCAATTGGCTGTTTCCGGGACAGAAGCCAGCTTGAGAGTTGCGGATCATTGGCTGCCCCTCCAGATGAACGGTCGGGGGGTGCCTCCGACCTGGTTGGGTCAACGTTTCTGGGTGCGTGGAACCGTTGCTGTCCATGGCGAGGGATGCAGTTTACATTCCGTGGAAGCTGTCTACCCGCACCTCCAAGAGATTAATGAACCCGAATTGATTTGA
- a CDS encoding 3D domain-containing protein, with protein MKKSLIISLGVATVLLLSGTFVGYAMMNKEITVTFSDQDKKIKTDVFNGTLAEALADEGYDPAKLKKQYKPNHPWDAPIQKDSKVHLTCNCTVSLKVGGKDPVKTRTLQPTVGDFLKEQQVKTEKSDQMNATLDQKITNDMMIVIDKIEKRVKKKVETTDFPVKKEEDPDLPKGEKKVTQKGEKGKVIYEVTALYKNGKAMVTDQKKIDEIKPVAEIVKVGSGEATKDEKEDTQLASSSSGSRIAGLKYKKSLSMQATGYTHTGSPTATGAMPHRGTVAVDPRVIPLGTQLYIPGYGRAVAQDTGGAVKGSIIDLFFETRQEAIQWGRRNVTVYILE; from the coding sequence ATGAAGAAATCCCTGATCATCTCTCTCGGGGTTGCCACTGTCCTGCTGTTGTCAGGTACGTTCGTCGGTTATGCGATGATGAACAAGGAGATCACCGTCACCTTCAGTGACCAGGATAAAAAAATCAAAACCGACGTCTTCAATGGGACATTGGCGGAGGCTTTGGCTGATGAAGGTTACGATCCCGCCAAACTCAAAAAGCAATACAAGCCCAATCACCCCTGGGATGCACCGATCCAAAAGGATTCCAAGGTTCACCTGACCTGCAATTGCACGGTCTCCCTGAAAGTGGGTGGAAAGGACCCGGTCAAGACCAGAACGTTGCAACCCACTGTGGGAGATTTTCTCAAGGAACAACAGGTGAAAACGGAAAAAAGTGATCAAATGAACGCCACATTGGATCAGAAGATTACCAATGATATGATGATTGTCATCGACAAAATCGAAAAGCGGGTCAAGAAAAAAGTGGAGACGACGGATTTCCCTGTCAAAAAGGAAGAGGATCCGGATCTGCCCAAGGGTGAAAAAAAGGTGACCCAAAAAGGGGAAAAGGGAAAAGTCATCTATGAAGTGACCGCCTTGTACAAAAACGGAAAGGCCATGGTTACGGATCAAAAGAAGATTGACGAGATCAAACCTGTGGCTGAGATTGTAAAGGTGGGCTCCGGGGAAGCGACCAAGGATGAAAAGGAGGACACCCAGCTGGCTTCTTCTTCTTCCGGGTCCCGGATTGCCGGACTGAAGTACAAGAAGAGCCTCTCCATGCAGGCGACGGGATACACCCATACCGGAAGCCCAACCGCTACCGGTGCGATGCCTCATCGGGGGACAGTTGCCGTGGATCCCAGGGTCATCCCTCTCGGAACTCAGCTTTACATACCCGGTTACGGGCGGGCTGTGGCGCAGGACACAGGTGGAGCCGTGAAAGGAAGTATCATCGACCTTTTCTTTGAAACCCGACAGGAAGCCATCCAGTGGGGTCGGAGAAATGTGACAGTTTATATCCTTGAATAA
- a CDS encoding VanW family protein produces MIGFWLSVLLFVCGCTPGDVHKKPVSKQREVKDHADAEVKARNQIKSLFIVKYEGKEWRLDLSQTGFDGIDPTTLDRDAFWRWFSQVEKEIDRQPKSAHFRGRQLVPHQNGRKVDRAEVNHWLDGIHHYLNRPLTVPVQIWSPPIMTETLKRIKEKHLASYSTVYNPHNANRAHNILLSARAIDHQVVNVGEVFSFNRTVGIRSSARGYRPAPVIVRGEYTEGVGGGICQTSSTLFNSVERAGLRVVQRVSHSKRVTYVPAGRDATVSWGGPDFQFQNQLNRPILIQATARYGRLTVNIYGSSAIRHHPKSTREAPKTMPETEKVPAPSKKRPLDEDVKKFQREPLPPDRISGNPEPTDAGGRVEQIRSPLSCPWDSPGSEVIR; encoded by the coding sequence ATGATTGGATTTTGGCTTTCCGTGCTCCTGTTTGTCTGCGGATGCACGCCGGGAGATGTGCACAAGAAGCCGGTTTCTAAACAAAGAGAAGTGAAAGATCATGCCGATGCGGAAGTGAAAGCCCGAAATCAGATCAAATCACTTTTCATCGTGAAATATGAAGGGAAAGAGTGGCGACTGGATCTCAGTCAAACGGGATTCGACGGGATTGATCCCACCACCTTGGACCGGGATGCCTTCTGGCGCTGGTTTTCCCAAGTGGAAAAAGAGATCGACCGTCAGCCAAAATCCGCCCACTTCCGGGGCCGGCAATTGGTGCCTCACCAAAATGGCCGCAAGGTGGATCGGGCGGAGGTGAACCATTGGTTGGACGGGATTCACCATTATCTCAACCGCCCCTTGACAGTTCCCGTACAGATCTGGAGTCCGCCCATCATGACGGAGACATTGAAAAGGATCAAGGAGAAGCACTTGGCTTCTTATTCCACTGTATACAATCCCCATAATGCGAACCGGGCTCACAATATCTTATTGTCTGCGCGGGCGATCGACCATCAGGTGGTCAATGTCGGAGAGGTGTTTTCCTTTAACCGTACGGTGGGGATCCGTTCCAGCGCCCGGGGGTACCGACCCGCCCCGGTGATCGTCCGGGGCGAGTATACTGAAGGGGTGGGCGGGGGGATCTGTCAAACTTCGTCCACGTTATTCAACAGCGTGGAGAGGGCGGGATTGCGTGTGGTACAGCGGGTGAGCCACAGCAAGCGGGTCACCTATGTGCCGGCGGGCCGGGATGCGACGGTTTCATGGGGAGGACCTGATTTTCAGTTCCAAAACCAACTGAACAGACCGATCCTGATTCAGGCGACAGCCAGATACGGTCGTCTCACGGTGAATATTTATGGATCCTCTGCGATCCGTCACCATCCCAAATCGACACGGGAAGCTCCCAAGACCATGCCCGAGACAGAAAAAGTTCCCGCTCCGAGTAAAAAACGCCCCCTGGATGAAGATGTGAAGAAGTTTCAAAGAGAACCGTTGCCGCCTGACCGGATCTCCGGGAACCCGGAGCCGACGGATGCCGGCGGGAGAGTGGAACAAATCCGCTCTCCTCTTTCATGTCCGTGGGATAGTCCGGGCAGTGAAGTCATAAGATAG
- a CDS encoding DUF1294 domain-containing protein, whose protein sequence is MIWILIYLLLTNGVAFALMGSDKARARKGRWRIPERHLFMSGFLGGGPGLWLGMKTFRHKTMHPSFRYGAPLITLLNVAALVALIHLFG, encoded by the coding sequence ATGATATGGATCCTCATTTATCTGTTGTTAACCAATGGGGTGGCCTTTGCATTGATGGGGTCGGATAAAGCCCGGGCCAGGAAAGGCAGGTGGCGAATTCCGGAACGACATTTGTTTATGAGCGGATTTTTGGGTGGCGGGCCCGGCCTCTGGTTGGGAATGAAAACATTCCGACACAAGACCATGCACCCTTCTTTTCGCTACGGTGCTCCCTTGATCACCCTCTTAAATGTGGCAGCCTTGGTTGCTTTGATCCACTTATTTGGATAA
- a CDS encoding cytochrome ubiquinol oxidase subunit I, which yields MEPTVLSRILTAETLAFHIIWATIGVGVPVFISLAEGWGIWKKDSHYILMARRWTRGFVITVAVGVVTGTCIGLMLSLLWPRFMQLAGNLISLPLFLETFAFFFEAIFLGIYLYTWDRLKPILHWLTSIPIIIGSSLSAVFITTVNAFMNTPAGFSIDQGKLVDLRPLEAMFNPATPSKVAHVLSSAYVTCAFLLGGIAAWFLLKGRDHVYYKKALKMTMIAGLILALGTAVAGDISGKFLAEYVPEKLAAAEWHFETQREAPLILGGYLTEGNEIKGAIQIPFALSILGKGSPDGEIIGLNEFPPDERPPLYLHYLFDGMVGIGTYLILISALFLFAWWRKKNPWNKWILRGIVAGAPLSFLAIELGWIYAEVGRQPWIIRGMMRVGEAATTSDDVGLLLGVFSLVYVALAIIACTVLIRMFRHHQPEKELEQRRIIL from the coding sequence ATGGAACCCACTGTTTTGAGCCGAATCCTGACTGCAGAAACACTCGCTTTCCATATTATTTGGGCCACCATCGGGGTGGGCGTGCCTGTCTTTATCTCCCTGGCGGAGGGTTGGGGAATTTGGAAGAAGGATTCCCATTATATCTTGATGGCCCGGCGTTGGACACGGGGGTTTGTGATCACTGTGGCCGTCGGTGTGGTGACCGGAACTTGTATCGGGTTGATGCTCAGCCTTTTATGGCCCCGCTTTATGCAACTGGCAGGCAATCTGATCAGTCTGCCCCTGTTCCTTGAGACCTTTGCCTTTTTCTTTGAAGCCATTTTCCTCGGAATTTATCTCTATACCTGGGATCGACTCAAACCGATCCTCCATTGGCTGACCTCCATTCCGATCATCATCGGTTCATCTCTGTCGGCGGTTTTTATCACCACCGTGAATGCATTTATGAACACACCGGCGGGATTTTCGATCGATCAGGGAAAATTGGTCGATCTCCGTCCCCTGGAAGCCATGTTCAATCCGGCCACCCCAAGCAAAGTGGCTCATGTTCTCTCCTCTGCTTATGTAACCTGTGCCTTCCTGCTCGGCGGAATTGCTGCCTGGTTCCTGCTGAAGGGAAGAGACCATGTCTATTATAAAAAAGCGTTGAAAATGACCATGATCGCCGGTCTGATCCTTGCCCTGGGCACTGCGGTTGCCGGGGATATCTCAGGCAAATTCCTCGCTGAATACGTACCGGAAAAACTGGCCGCAGCGGAATGGCATTTTGAAACCCAGCGGGAGGCTCCGCTCATTTTGGGAGGCTACCTCACTGAAGGGAATGAAATCAAAGGGGCGATCCAGATTCCCTTCGCACTCAGTATCCTCGGAAAAGGTTCCCCTGACGGGGAGATTATCGGGCTTAACGAGTTTCCGCCGGATGAGCGTCCGCCTCTTTACCTCCACTACCTGTTTGACGGGATGGTGGGGATCGGAACCTATCTGATCCTGATCTCCGCCCTGTTCCTGTTCGCTTGGTGGAGAAAGAAAAATCCCTGGAACAAATGGATTCTCCGGGGGATTGTGGCGGGTGCACCCCTGTCTTTCCTGGCGATCGAATTGGGTTGGATCTACGCCGAGGTGGGACGTCAACCCTGGATTATCCGGGGGATGATGCGGGTGGGTGAGGCCGCCACCACTTCAGATGATGTCGGATTGCTCCTGGGGGTGTTTTCGCTGGTGTACGTTGCACTCGCAATCATCGCCTGCACAGTCTTGATTCGCATGTTCCGACATCACCAACCGGAAAAAGAACTGGAACAGCGCCGAATCATCCTGTGA
- a CDS encoding cytochrome d ubiquinol oxidase subunit II: MSLEMIGITVLWTFLYGYLIVASIDFGAGFFSYYSLLTGQERLINRVIDRYLSPVWEVTNVFLVFFFVGIVGFFPDTAYYYGTALLLPGGVALLLLTIRGSFYAFANYGARKSRIYLFLYGMTGLFIPAALSTVLTISEGGFIRETAEGHVEFLARELFTSPYSWAVVFLALVSVLYISASFLVFYARKAEDEKAYELLRKYSLFWSGPTILASLWVFLALSRHNMVHFQNMVDLAWMFLLSLACFLGAVYLTWWRKAPGWAFVLVMLQFAFAFFGYGASHLPYLLYPYITLQSGLTQPEMGWALVISFIAGLFLLVPSLILLMRLFLFNARYTRGEE; this comes from the coding sequence ATGAGTTTGGAAATGATCGGAATCACCGTTCTCTGGACCTTTCTGTATGGATATCTGATCGTGGCCTCCATCGATTTCGGCGCCGGTTTCTTCTCCTATTACAGCCTGTTGACCGGTCAGGAACGACTGATCAACCGGGTGATCGACCGTTATCTCTCTCCTGTCTGGGAAGTGACCAATGTGTTCCTGGTCTTTTTCTTCGTGGGGATTGTCGGTTTTTTCCCGGATACTGCCTACTACTACGGGACCGCTCTGTTGCTTCCCGGGGGAGTCGCACTTCTGCTGTTGACCATCCGGGGCTCTTTTTACGCCTTTGCCAATTATGGCGCGCGAAAGAGTCGCATCTATCTGTTCCTGTACGGCATGACGGGTCTGTTCATCCCCGCAGCCCTGTCCACGGTCCTGACCATCTCCGAAGGCGGATTTATCCGGGAAACCGCCGAAGGTCATGTGGAGTTTCTTGCCCGTGAGTTGTTTACCAGTCCCTACTCCTGGGCGGTGGTTTTCCTGGCCCTGGTCAGCGTTTTATATATCAGTGCCAGCTTTCTCGTCTTTTACGCCCGGAAAGCGGAAGATGAAAAGGCATATGAACTTCTGAGAAAGTATTCCCTTTTTTGGAGCGGACCGACGATCCTCGCCAGTCTCTGGGTGTTCCTGGCGCTGTCCCGTCACAACATGGTCCATTTTCAAAACATGGTGGACCTGGCCTGGATGTTTCTGCTCTCCCTCGCCTGCTTTCTGGGGGCGGTCTATCTCACTTGGTGGCGGAAAGCTCCCGGTTGGGCATTTGTTCTGGTGATGCTGCAGTTTGCCTTCGCTTTTTTCGGGTACGGCGCTTCCCATCTACCCTATCTGTTGTACCCTTATATCACGCTGCAATCCGGTTTGACCCAACCGGAGATGGGCTGGGCGCTGGTGATCTCCTTTATCGCCGGTCTGTTCCTCCTGGTTCCCTCTCTCATTCTGCTGATGCGCCTGTTTCTCTTCAACGCCCGTTACACCCGCGGAGAAGAATAA
- a CDS encoding gamma-glutamyl-gamma-aminobutyrate hydrolase family protein, giving the protein MKPAIGITLSMRRKENSLTLSRDNADAVLAAGGIPFLLPYATEADVLDGMTKQIDGLLLTGGDDIDPSLFGEEPLPGLGEVEPERDRMEIALARRMVKAGKPVLAICRGCQILCIALGGDMYQDLYSQREDLIQHVQRGPREYLSHSIQIREGTLLSQIAGADRIRVNSFHHQAVRRLPDGVILSATAPDGVTEAFEGSGSAFVMGVQWHPENLFRTDAVSRRLFHTFVGHARKKTAAR; this is encoded by the coding sequence ATGAAACCGGCTATTGGGATTACACTGTCCATGAGACGGAAAGAAAACAGTTTGACATTATCCAGGGATAACGCCGATGCGGTGCTGGCTGCGGGAGGAATCCCGTTTTTGCTTCCCTATGCCACGGAAGCGGATGTTTTGGACGGGATGACCAAACAGATCGACGGGTTGCTTTTGACCGGGGGAGATGATATCGACCCCTCCCTGTTCGGCGAAGAACCGCTGCCTGGCTTGGGTGAGGTGGAACCGGAACGGGACCGAATGGAGATCGCCCTCGCCCGCAGGATGGTGAAAGCGGGGAAACCGGTTTTGGCCATCTGCAGGGGTTGCCAAATCCTCTGTATCGCGCTGGGTGGGGATATGTATCAGGATCTGTACAGTCAGCGGGAGGACTTGATCCAGCATGTTCAGCGGGGACCCCGGGAGTATCTCTCCCACAGCATTCAGATCCGGGAGGGCACCTTACTGTCACAAATCGCCGGAGCGGACCGAATTCGGGTCAACAGCTTTCATCATCAGGCGGTCCGGCGTCTTCCTGACGGGGTGATCTTGTCAGCGACAGCGCCCGACGGAGTGACGGAGGCTTTTGAGGGAAGCGGTTCCGCCTTTGTCATGGGGGTGCAATGGCATCCGGAAAACCTGTTTCGCACCGACGCTGTTTCCCGACGTTTGTTCCATACCTTTGTGGGTCACGCCCGCAAAAAAACGGCCGCACGGTAA
- a CDS encoding DUF378 domain-containing protein: protein MSGFSRLALILVIVGALNWLLVGLFQWDLVSALFGGDSTRESSGFSRIIYSLVGLAGIYSIRFLFNDRVPAQDNR, encoded by the coding sequence ATGAGCGGTTTTTCGCGACTCGCTTTGATCTTGGTTATTGTCGGGGCTTTAAACTGGCTGTTGGTCGGCCTGTTTCAGTGGGATCTGGTATCGGCTCTCTTCGGAGGAGATTCCACCCGTGAATCCTCCGGATTCAGCCGGATCATCTACTCCCTGGTCGGGTTGGCAGGGATCTACTCCATCCGGTTTCTGTTTAATGACCGGGTTCCGGCCCAAGACAACCGTTAA
- the ispG gene encoding flavodoxin-dependent (E)-4-hydroxy-3-methylbut-2-enyl-diphosphate synthase, whose product MFHRTQTRPVKVGDIQIGGNDRVVIQSMTTTKTHDVKATVDEINRLEEAGCQIVRVACPDMRAAEAIPEIKKQVNVPLVADIHFDYRLALKAIEGGIDKVRINPGNIGRREKVEAVVKAAKERGIPIRIGVNAGSLEKRILEKYGYPTAEGMVESALYHIGILEDLDFHDIVVSLKASDVSLAIEAYTKAAEKIKYPLHLGITESGTLFSGTIKSAAGMGAILSKGIGNTMRISLSADPVEEVKVARELLKDFGLADNAATLISCPTCGRIEIDLIKIANEVEEYISKIKAPIKVSVLGCAVNGPGEAKEADIGIAGGRGEGLLFRHGKTIRKVPEDQMVEELKKEIDKLAEEYRQKQETEKQQA is encoded by the coding sequence ATGTTTCATCGCACGCAAACCCGACCGGTGAAAGTCGGGGATATCCAGATCGGCGGTAACGATCGGGTGGTCATCCAGAGCATGACTACCACAAAAACGCATGATGTCAAAGCCACGGTGGATGAAATCAACCGTTTGGAAGAAGCCGGGTGCCAGATCGTTCGGGTTGCCTGTCCGGACATGCGTGCAGCGGAAGCCATTCCGGAGATTAAAAAACAGGTGAATGTCCCCCTGGTGGCCGACATTCACTTCGACTACCGTCTCGCCTTGAAGGCGATTGAGGGCGGGATCGACAAGGTCCGGATCAATCCCGGTAACATCGGTCGACGGGAAAAGGTGGAGGCAGTGGTGAAGGCGGCCAAGGAACGGGGGATTCCGATCCGGATCGGAGTCAACGCCGGCTCCCTGGAAAAACGGATTTTGGAAAAATACGGCTACCCCACCGCTGAGGGAATGGTGGAAAGTGCCCTTTACCATATCGGCATCTTGGAAGACCTCGACTTTCATGATATCGTCGTCTCCCTGAAGGCCTCAGATGTTTCACTGGCCATCGAAGCCTACACCAAAGCAGCGGAAAAAATCAAATACCCACTCCATTTGGGTATTACCGAGTCCGGCACTCTGTTCTCCGGAACCATCAAAAGCGCCGCCGGCATGGGTGCCATCCTGTCCAAAGGGATCGGAAACACCATGCGCATCAGCCTGAGTGCCGATCCCGTGGAAGAAGTCAAGGTGGCCCGTGAGTTGCTGAAAGACTTTGGCTTGGCGGATAATGCCGCCACCTTGATCTCCTGCCCCACCTGCGGACGGATCGAGATCGACCTGATCAAGATCGCCAATGAAGTGGAGGAATATATCTCCAAGATCAAGGCGCCGATCAAAGTGTCGGTTCTGGGGTGTGCTGTCAACGGACCCGGGGAAGCCAAAGAAGCGGATATCGGGATCGCCGGCGGACGGGGAGAAGGGCTTCTGTTCCGTCATGGGAAGACCATCCGGAAAGTACCGGAAGATCAGATGGTGGAAGAGTTGAAAAAGGAGATTGACAAACTGGCGGAGGAGTATCGTCAAAAACAGGAGACGGAAAAACAACAGGCCTGA
- a CDS encoding YkuS family protein, translating into MRALTNYRVAVEEGLQNVSEYLQNQGCDVVSLGQHQNRDCNCFVISGMDKDLMGMQDTVGQIQVINAQGMTPDEVYQAVQRGMDQQQRG; encoded by the coding sequence GTGAGAGCTTTGACCAATTACCGGGTCGCTGTGGAAGAGGGCCTGCAAAATGTCAGCGAATATCTTCAGAATCAAGGGTGTGACGTCGTCAGTCTGGGGCAGCATCAAAACCGGGATTGCAACTGCTTTGTGATTTCCGGCATGGATAAGGATTTGATGGGGATGCAAGACACCGTCGGTCAGATTCAGGTGATCAATGCCCAGGGGATGACGCCTGATGAAGTGTATCAAGCGGTCCAACGGGGAATGGATCAACAGCAACGCGGATGA